In Myotis daubentonii chromosome 16, mMyoDau2.1, whole genome shotgun sequence, one DNA window encodes the following:
- the PLEKHH3 gene encoding pleckstrin homology domain-containing family H member 3 isoform X1: MPLPGGLWWLLCCRRGFTLLHRDYGDGELSGDGDEDEDEETFELRTPSPAGGGRGPLDVTLTQPVRSGPISDRLQSWEETRSLIPEKGPLEDDADVVVKGWLYREPRGRGPRPWLPPRRAWFVLTRDSLDQFSSSGKGARRLGSLVLTSLCSVTGPERRPKETGLWLVTVSGRKHSVRLCSPRQAEAERWGVALREVIASKAPLETPTQLLLRDIQESCGDPEAVALIYRRNPILRHTSGALYAPLLPLPYGASAPGPGYAPLREEAVRLFLALQALEGARRPGPLMQGVLQTCRDLPALRDELFLQLAKQTSGPAGPPGLPATQDPAALRYWQLLTCMSCTFRPGGAVRGHLLGHLERTEQALPDSELAEYARFIRKALGRTRGRELVPSLAEISALSRRQELLCTVHCPGAGACPVAIDSHTTAAEVARELVGRLGLARSRNAFALYEQRGAQERALAGGTLMADVLTRFENLAAEEAAALEDSPDAGWRLCLRLHGPLRPEGLSPDGHELPFLFEQAHALLLRGRPPPPDDTLRALAALRLQSLHRDFSPRAPLPRLDRLLPPPTPPREDPPRPIPRPPPSAALLAGAIWSSGLAKRRAERARRIGAGRPAGSVVREGGGGAGMAAAVLGGWKRLRGMGRAEAMAAYLALAAQCPGFGAARYEVLELSTEPGGGAPQKLCLGLGAKAMSLSRPGETEPIHSVSYGHVAACQLMGPHTLALRVGESQLLLQSPQVEEIMQLVNAYLANPSPERPCSSPSSSCQDLPDSSSPSQHPGLDEPQGHSGCLGQLPK; this comes from the exons ATGCCTCTCCCCGGGGGATTGTGGTGGCTTCTCTGCTGCCGTCGAGGCTTTACTCTTCTGCACCGGGACTACGGGGACGGCGAGCTTAGCGGGGACGGAgacgaggacgaggacgaggagACCTTTGAACTACGGACCCCAAGTCCAGCGGGCGGCGGGAGG GGCCCCTTGGACGTGACGCTGACTCAGCCGGTGAGGAGCGGGCCGATCTCAGACAG gctgcagagctgggaggagaCGCGGAGCCTCATCCCCGAGAAGGGGCCGCTGGAGGACGACGCGGATGTTGTGGTGAAAG GTTGGTTGTACCGCGAGCCCCGCGGACGAGGGCCTCGGCCGTGGTTGCCCCCGCGCCGGGCCTGGTTCGTGCTCACCCGGGACTCCCTGGACCAGTTCAGCAGCAGCGGGAAGGGGGCGCGGCGCTTGGGGAGCCTCGTCCTCACCAGCCTGTGCTCGGTGACCGGCCCGGAGCGGAGGCCCAAGGAGACGG gacTGTGGTTAGTGACCGTGTCTGGCCGGAAGCATAGTGTCCGGCTCTGCTCCCCGCGTCAGGCCGAAGCTGAGCGCTGGGGGGTGGCGCTGCGAGAAGTGATCGCCTCCAAGGCGCCGCTGGAGACCCCCACCCAGTTGCTGCTCAGGGACATTCAG GAGAGTTGCGGGGATCCAGAGGCCGTGGCCCTCATTTACCGCCGGAACCCTATTCTGAGGCACACCAGTGGGGCCCTGTAtgccccacttctgcccctgCCCTATGGAGCCAGCGCCCCAG GTCCTGGCTACGCACCCTTGCGTGAGGAGGCGGTCCGGCTGTTCCTGGCGCTGCAGGCCCTGGAGGGGGCGCGGCGCCCCGGGCCCCTGATGCAGGGTGTACTCCAGACCTGCCGGGACCTGCCCGCGCTTCGCGACGAACTCTTCCTGCAGTTGGCTAAGCAGACCTCGGGCCCCGCGGGCCCCCCCGGGCTCCCGGCTACCCAAGACCCCGCGGCCCTGCGGTACTGGCAGCTCCTCACCTGCATGAGTTGTACCTTCCGGCCTGGCGGAGCCGTACGCGGGCACCTCCTGGGACATCTGGAGAG GACGGAGCAGGCGCTCCCGGACTCGGAGCTGGCGGAATATGCGCGCTTCATCCGCAAAGCGCTGGGCCGGACACGCGGCCGAGAGCTGGTGCCCTCGCTGGCAGAGATTTCCGCGCTGAGCCGACGGCAAGAGCTGCTGTGCACCGTGCACTGCCCGGGGGCTGGTGCCTGCCCGGTGGCCATAGACTCCCACACCACGGCGGCGGAG GTTGCTCGGGAGCTGGTGGGGCGGCTGGGCTTGGCCCGAAGCCGCAACGCTTTCGCGCTGTACGAGCAGCGAGGGGCCCAGGAGCGAGCCCTGGCTGGGGGGACTCTCATGGCCGACGTGCTCACCAGGTTTGAGAA TTTGGCGGCGGAGGAAGCCGCGGCGCTGGAAGACTCGCCGGACGCGGGCTGGAGACTGTGTCTCCGTCTGCACGGACCTCTGCGCCCCGAGGGGCTGTCCCCGGACGGTCACGAGCTGCCTTTCCTCTTTGAGCAG GCTCACGCCCTGCTGCTGCGCGGCCGGCCTCCCCCGCCCGACGACACGCTGCGCGCCCTGGCGGCGCTGCGCCTGCAGAGCCTGCACCGGGACTTCTCCCCGAGGGCGCCCCTGCCGCGCCTGGACCGCTTGCTGCCGCCCCCGACCCCGCCGCGGGAAGACCCTCCCCGCCCgatccccaggcctcccccctcCGCCGCCCTGCTGGCCGGGGCCATCTGGAGCTCGGGCCTGGCCAAGAGGCGAGCGGAGCGGGCCCGGCGCATTGGGGCCGGCCGCCCGGCGGGAAGCGTGGTCCGAGAGGGAGGAGGTGGCGCCGGCATGGCGGCTGCTGTGCTGGGCGGCTGGAAGCGGCTCCGGGGCATGGGCCGAGCTGAGGCCATGGCTGCCTACCTGGCTCTGGCGGCGCAGTGTCCAGGGTTCGGCGCTGCTCGGTATGAAGTTCTGGAGCTGAGCACG GAGCCTGGTGGGGGTGCTCCACAGAAGCTatgcctgggcctgggagccaaGGCCATGTCCCTCTCCCGACCTGGTGAGACAGAGCCTATCCACAGTGTCAGCTATGGTCATGTGGCCGCCTGCCAGCTAATGGGCCCCCATACCCTGGCATTGAGGGTGGGAGAGAGCCAGCTCCTCCTGCAGAGTCCCCAG GTGGAAGAGATCATGCAGCTGGTGAATGCCTACTTGGCTAACCCCTCCCCTGAGAGGCCCTGCAGCAGTCCTTCTTCTTCATGCCAAGACCTGCCAGACAGCTCCTCTCCCAGCCAGCACCCGGGCCTGGACGAGCCCCAGGGACACTCTGGCTGTTTGGGGCAGCTGCCGAAATGA
- the PLEKHH3 gene encoding pleckstrin homology domain-containing family H member 3 isoform X3 — MPLPGGLWWLLCCRRGFTLLHRDYGDGELSGDGDEDEDEETFELRTPSPAGGGRGPLDVTLTQPVRSGPISDRLQSWEETRSLIPEKGPLEDDADVVVKGWLYREPRGRGPRPWLPPRRAWFVLTRDSLDQFSSSGKGARRLGSLVLTSLCSVTGPERRPKETGLWLVTVSGRKHSVRLCSPRQAEAERWGVALREVIASKAPLETPTQLLLRDIQESCGDPEAVALIYRRNPILRHTSGALYAPLLPLPYGASAPGPGYAPLREEAVRLFLALQALEGARRPGPLMQGVLQTCRDLPALRDELFLQLAKQTSGPAGPPGLPATQDPAALRYWQLLTCMSCTFRPGGAVRGHLLGHLERTEQALPDSELAEYARFIRKALGRTRGRELVPSLAEISALSRRQELLCTVHCPGAGACPVAIDSHTTAAEVARELVGRLGLARSRNAFALYEQRGAQERALAGGTLMADVLTRFENLAAEEAAALEDSPDAGWRLCLRLHGPLRPEGLSPDGHELPFLFEQEPGGGAPQKLCLGLGAKAMSLSRPGETEPIHSVSYGHVAACQLMGPHTLALRVGESQLLLQSPQVEEIMQLVNAYLANPSPERPCSSPSSSCQDLPDSSSPSQHPGLDEPQGHSGCLGQLPK; from the exons ATGCCTCTCCCCGGGGGATTGTGGTGGCTTCTCTGCTGCCGTCGAGGCTTTACTCTTCTGCACCGGGACTACGGGGACGGCGAGCTTAGCGGGGACGGAgacgaggacgaggacgaggagACCTTTGAACTACGGACCCCAAGTCCAGCGGGCGGCGGGAGG GGCCCCTTGGACGTGACGCTGACTCAGCCGGTGAGGAGCGGGCCGATCTCAGACAG gctgcagagctgggaggagaCGCGGAGCCTCATCCCCGAGAAGGGGCCGCTGGAGGACGACGCGGATGTTGTGGTGAAAG GTTGGTTGTACCGCGAGCCCCGCGGACGAGGGCCTCGGCCGTGGTTGCCCCCGCGCCGGGCCTGGTTCGTGCTCACCCGGGACTCCCTGGACCAGTTCAGCAGCAGCGGGAAGGGGGCGCGGCGCTTGGGGAGCCTCGTCCTCACCAGCCTGTGCTCGGTGACCGGCCCGGAGCGGAGGCCCAAGGAGACGG gacTGTGGTTAGTGACCGTGTCTGGCCGGAAGCATAGTGTCCGGCTCTGCTCCCCGCGTCAGGCCGAAGCTGAGCGCTGGGGGGTGGCGCTGCGAGAAGTGATCGCCTCCAAGGCGCCGCTGGAGACCCCCACCCAGTTGCTGCTCAGGGACATTCAG GAGAGTTGCGGGGATCCAGAGGCCGTGGCCCTCATTTACCGCCGGAACCCTATTCTGAGGCACACCAGTGGGGCCCTGTAtgccccacttctgcccctgCCCTATGGAGCCAGCGCCCCAG GTCCTGGCTACGCACCCTTGCGTGAGGAGGCGGTCCGGCTGTTCCTGGCGCTGCAGGCCCTGGAGGGGGCGCGGCGCCCCGGGCCCCTGATGCAGGGTGTACTCCAGACCTGCCGGGACCTGCCCGCGCTTCGCGACGAACTCTTCCTGCAGTTGGCTAAGCAGACCTCGGGCCCCGCGGGCCCCCCCGGGCTCCCGGCTACCCAAGACCCCGCGGCCCTGCGGTACTGGCAGCTCCTCACCTGCATGAGTTGTACCTTCCGGCCTGGCGGAGCCGTACGCGGGCACCTCCTGGGACATCTGGAGAG GACGGAGCAGGCGCTCCCGGACTCGGAGCTGGCGGAATATGCGCGCTTCATCCGCAAAGCGCTGGGCCGGACACGCGGCCGAGAGCTGGTGCCCTCGCTGGCAGAGATTTCCGCGCTGAGCCGACGGCAAGAGCTGCTGTGCACCGTGCACTGCCCGGGGGCTGGTGCCTGCCCGGTGGCCATAGACTCCCACACCACGGCGGCGGAG GTTGCTCGGGAGCTGGTGGGGCGGCTGGGCTTGGCCCGAAGCCGCAACGCTTTCGCGCTGTACGAGCAGCGAGGGGCCCAGGAGCGAGCCCTGGCTGGGGGGACTCTCATGGCCGACGTGCTCACCAGGTTTGAGAA TTTGGCGGCGGAGGAAGCCGCGGCGCTGGAAGACTCGCCGGACGCGGGCTGGAGACTGTGTCTCCGTCTGCACGGACCTCTGCGCCCCGAGGGGCTGTCCCCGGACGGTCACGAGCTGCCTTTCCTCTTTGAGCAG GAGCCTGGTGGGGGTGCTCCACAGAAGCTatgcctgggcctgggagccaaGGCCATGTCCCTCTCCCGACCTGGTGAGACAGAGCCTATCCACAGTGTCAGCTATGGTCATGTGGCCGCCTGCCAGCTAATGGGCCCCCATACCCTGGCATTGAGGGTGGGAGAGAGCCAGCTCCTCCTGCAGAGTCCCCAG GTGGAAGAGATCATGCAGCTGGTGAATGCCTACTTGGCTAACCCCTCCCCTGAGAGGCCCTGCAGCAGTCCTTCTTCTTCATGCCAAGACCTGCCAGACAGCTCCTCTCCCAGCCAGCACCCGGGCCTGGACGAGCCCCAGGGACACTCTGGCTGTTTGGGGCAGCTGCCGAAATGA
- the PLEKHH3 gene encoding pleckstrin homology domain-containing family H member 3 isoform X2 translates to MPLPGGLWWLLCCRRGFTLLHRDYGDGELSGDGDEDEDEETFELRTPSPAGGGRGPLDVTLTQPVRSGPISDRLQSWEETRSLIPEKGPLEDDADVVVKGWLYREPRGRGPRPWLPPRRAWFVLTRDSLDQFSSSGKGARRLGSLVLTSLCSVTGPERRPKETGLWLVTVSGRKHSVRLCSPRQAEAERWGVALREVIASKAPLETPTQLLLRDIQESCGDPEAVALIYRRNPILRHTSGALYAPLLPLPYGASAPGPGYAPLREEAVRLFLALQALEGARRPGPLMQGVLQTCRDLPALRDELFLQLAKQTSGPAGPPGLPATQDPAALRYWQLLTCMSCTFRPGGAVRGHLLGHLERTEQALPDSELAEYARFIRKALGRTRGRELVPSLAEISALSRRQELLCTVHCPGAGACPVAIDSHTTAAEVARELVGRLGLARSRNAFALYEQRGAQERALAGGTLMADVLTSLAAEEAAALEDSPDAGWRLCLRLHGPLRPEGLSPDGHELPFLFEQAHALLLRGRPPPPDDTLRALAALRLQSLHRDFSPRAPLPRLDRLLPPPTPPREDPPRPIPRPPPSAALLAGAIWSSGLAKRRAERARRIGAGRPAGSVVREGGGGAGMAAAVLGGWKRLRGMGRAEAMAAYLALAAQCPGFGAARYEVLELSTEPGGGAPQKLCLGLGAKAMSLSRPGETEPIHSVSYGHVAACQLMGPHTLALRVGESQLLLQSPQVEEIMQLVNAYLANPSPERPCSSPSSSCQDLPDSSSPSQHPGLDEPQGHSGCLGQLPK, encoded by the exons ATGCCTCTCCCCGGGGGATTGTGGTGGCTTCTCTGCTGCCGTCGAGGCTTTACTCTTCTGCACCGGGACTACGGGGACGGCGAGCTTAGCGGGGACGGAgacgaggacgaggacgaggagACCTTTGAACTACGGACCCCAAGTCCAGCGGGCGGCGGGAGG GGCCCCTTGGACGTGACGCTGACTCAGCCGGTGAGGAGCGGGCCGATCTCAGACAG gctgcagagctgggaggagaCGCGGAGCCTCATCCCCGAGAAGGGGCCGCTGGAGGACGACGCGGATGTTGTGGTGAAAG GTTGGTTGTACCGCGAGCCCCGCGGACGAGGGCCTCGGCCGTGGTTGCCCCCGCGCCGGGCCTGGTTCGTGCTCACCCGGGACTCCCTGGACCAGTTCAGCAGCAGCGGGAAGGGGGCGCGGCGCTTGGGGAGCCTCGTCCTCACCAGCCTGTGCTCGGTGACCGGCCCGGAGCGGAGGCCCAAGGAGACGG gacTGTGGTTAGTGACCGTGTCTGGCCGGAAGCATAGTGTCCGGCTCTGCTCCCCGCGTCAGGCCGAAGCTGAGCGCTGGGGGGTGGCGCTGCGAGAAGTGATCGCCTCCAAGGCGCCGCTGGAGACCCCCACCCAGTTGCTGCTCAGGGACATTCAG GAGAGTTGCGGGGATCCAGAGGCCGTGGCCCTCATTTACCGCCGGAACCCTATTCTGAGGCACACCAGTGGGGCCCTGTAtgccccacttctgcccctgCCCTATGGAGCCAGCGCCCCAG GTCCTGGCTACGCACCCTTGCGTGAGGAGGCGGTCCGGCTGTTCCTGGCGCTGCAGGCCCTGGAGGGGGCGCGGCGCCCCGGGCCCCTGATGCAGGGTGTACTCCAGACCTGCCGGGACCTGCCCGCGCTTCGCGACGAACTCTTCCTGCAGTTGGCTAAGCAGACCTCGGGCCCCGCGGGCCCCCCCGGGCTCCCGGCTACCCAAGACCCCGCGGCCCTGCGGTACTGGCAGCTCCTCACCTGCATGAGTTGTACCTTCCGGCCTGGCGGAGCCGTACGCGGGCACCTCCTGGGACATCTGGAGAG GACGGAGCAGGCGCTCCCGGACTCGGAGCTGGCGGAATATGCGCGCTTCATCCGCAAAGCGCTGGGCCGGACACGCGGCCGAGAGCTGGTGCCCTCGCTGGCAGAGATTTCCGCGCTGAGCCGACGGCAAGAGCTGCTGTGCACCGTGCACTGCCCGGGGGCTGGTGCCTGCCCGGTGGCCATAGACTCCCACACCACGGCGGCGGAG GTTGCTCGGGAGCTGGTGGGGCGGCTGGGCTTGGCCCGAAGCCGCAACGCTTTCGCGCTGTACGAGCAGCGAGGGGCCCAGGAGCGAGCCCTGGCTGGGGGGACTCTCATGGCCGACGTGCTCACCAG TTTGGCGGCGGAGGAAGCCGCGGCGCTGGAAGACTCGCCGGACGCGGGCTGGAGACTGTGTCTCCGTCTGCACGGACCTCTGCGCCCCGAGGGGCTGTCCCCGGACGGTCACGAGCTGCCTTTCCTCTTTGAGCAG GCTCACGCCCTGCTGCTGCGCGGCCGGCCTCCCCCGCCCGACGACACGCTGCGCGCCCTGGCGGCGCTGCGCCTGCAGAGCCTGCACCGGGACTTCTCCCCGAGGGCGCCCCTGCCGCGCCTGGACCGCTTGCTGCCGCCCCCGACCCCGCCGCGGGAAGACCCTCCCCGCCCgatccccaggcctcccccctcCGCCGCCCTGCTGGCCGGGGCCATCTGGAGCTCGGGCCTGGCCAAGAGGCGAGCGGAGCGGGCCCGGCGCATTGGGGCCGGCCGCCCGGCGGGAAGCGTGGTCCGAGAGGGAGGAGGTGGCGCCGGCATGGCGGCTGCTGTGCTGGGCGGCTGGAAGCGGCTCCGGGGCATGGGCCGAGCTGAGGCCATGGCTGCCTACCTGGCTCTGGCGGCGCAGTGTCCAGGGTTCGGCGCTGCTCGGTATGAAGTTCTGGAGCTGAGCACG GAGCCTGGTGGGGGTGCTCCACAGAAGCTatgcctgggcctgggagccaaGGCCATGTCCCTCTCCCGACCTGGTGAGACAGAGCCTATCCACAGTGTCAGCTATGGTCATGTGGCCGCCTGCCAGCTAATGGGCCCCCATACCCTGGCATTGAGGGTGGGAGAGAGCCAGCTCCTCCTGCAGAGTCCCCAG GTGGAAGAGATCATGCAGCTGGTGAATGCCTACTTGGCTAACCCCTCCCCTGAGAGGCCCTGCAGCAGTCCTTCTTCTTCATGCCAAGACCTGCCAGACAGCTCCTCTCCCAGCCAGCACCCGGGCCTGGACGAGCCCCAGGGACACTCTGGCTGTTTGGGGCAGCTGCCGAAATGA
- the CCR10 gene encoding C-C chemokine receptor type 10, translating into MGTEPTEQDSWGSYSGDDEEAYSAEPLPELCYKADVQAFSRAFQSSISLTVAALGLAGNGLVLATHLAARNAARSPTCAHLLQLALADLLLALTLPFAAAGALQGWSLGSATCRAISGLYSASFHAGFLFLACISADRYLAITRALPAGPRPSGPGRAHLVSVIVWLLSLLLALPALLFSQDGQREGQRRCRLIFPEGLAQTVKGASAVAQVALGFALPLGVMAACYALLGRTLLAARGPERRRALRVVVALVAAFVVLQLPYSLALLLDTADLLAARERSCPASKRKDLALLVTGGLALARCGLNPVLYAFLGLRFRQDLRRLLRGGSCSSAPRPRGRCPRRPRLPSCSAPTETHSASYWDH; encoded by the exons atggggaccgagcccacagagcag GACTCCTGGGGCTCATATTCTGGAGATGACGAGGAGGCCTATTCAGCTGAGCCTCTGCCAGAGCTTTGCTACAAGGCGGATGTCCAGGCCTTCAGTCGCGCCTTCCAATCCAGTATCTCCCTGACGGTGGCTGCCCTGGGTCTGGCAGGCAACGGCCTGGTCCTGGCCACCCACCTGGCAGCCCGAAACGCCGCCCGCTCACCCACCTGcgcccacctgctgcagctggCCCTGGCAGACCTTCTGCTGGCCCTGACCCTGCCCTTTGCCGCAGCGGGAGCTCTGCAGGGCTGGAGTCTGGGAAGTGCCACCTGCCGTGCCATCTCGGGCCTCTACTCGGCCTCCTTCCATGCAGGCTTCCTCTTCCTGGCCTGCATTAGCGCCGACCGCTACTTGGCCATTACGCGGGCCCTCCCGGCTGGACCGAGGCCCTCGGGGCCGGGCAGAGCACATTTGGTCTCAGTCATCGTGTGGCTGCTGTCGCTgctcctggcactgcctgctcttCTTTTCAGCCAAGACGGGCAGCGGGAAGGGCAGCGGCGTTGCCGTCTCATCTTCCCCGAGGGCCTCGCGCAGACCGTGAAGGGGGCGAGCGCGGTGGCGCAGGTGGCCCTGGGCTTCGCGCTGCCGCTGGGCGTCATGGCAGCCTGCTACGCGCTGCTGGGCCGCACGCTGCTGGCCGCCAGGGGGCCGGAGCGCCGGCGCGCGCTGCGCGTGGTGGTGGCCCTGGTGGCGGCCTTCGTGGTGCTGCAGCTTCCTTacagcctggccctgctgctggaCACGGCCGACCTCCTGGCCGCCCGCGAGCGGAGTTGCCCGGCGAGTAAGCGCAAGGACCTGGCCCTGCTGGTGACCGGGGGCTTGGCTCTCGCGCGCTGCGGCCTCAACCCCGTGCTCTACGCCTTTCTGGGCCTGCGCTTCCGCCAGGACCTGCGGAGGCTGCTCCGGGGTGGGAGCTGCAGCTCCGCGCCTCGCCCCCGCGGCCGCTGCCCCCGGCGGCCCCGCCTTCCTTCCTGCTCGGCTCCCACCGAGACCCACAGTGCTTCCTATTGGGACCACTAG